The Thomasclavelia ramosa DSM 1402 genome includes a region encoding these proteins:
- a CDS encoding phenylpyruvate tautomerase MIF-related protein, with the protein MPFISFTTNHKLTLRQENEIAKRTGELITILPGKKEENLMLHLEDNQIMYFRGDDIPCMMIAVKLYNTIDFDAKKKFTEELVKMIKETTNIEINDVYVSFDEYPNWGKQGTLFQ; encoded by the coding sequence ATGCCATTTATTTCATTTACAACAAATCATAAATTAACACTTAGGCAAGAAAATGAAATTGCTAAAAGAACTGGGGAGCTGATTACAATCTTACCTGGTAAAAAAGAAGAAAATTTAATGTTACATTTAGAAGATAATCAAATTATGTATTTCCGCGGTGATGACATTCCTTGCATGATGATTGCGGTTAAATTATATAATACAATTGATTTTGATGCTAAAAAGAAATTTACTGAAGAGTTAGTAAAAATGATCAAAGAAACAACAAATATTGAAATTAATGATGTTTATGTTTCGTTTGATGAATATCCAAATTGGGGT